The genomic stretch agaGGGTTACTTGTTTCTTTCTTTCTTTGATTGTATTCTtgtctttttttactggagcttttaagatccaatgtttacatttatcaatataaagcatttaagaaaaacttcaatacatgcctatatctgtgaaaaggtccctttaaatcgaAATCAATGTACCTTTTCCCGCTTtgttaaatatacaaatgtattttataaacatgCCTTACAGTCATAGAAGTTTTCCAGGGAAGTCTATTCAACTTTACTATTCCTTAGAAAACATGACACACCTTTCCTCGACTATCAACCTATTTTGTCTATTTTTCTCACCATTGCTTAGATTACTGATCTCAACTTGATTATACGCTAGACAactgacctcaacttcactattccCTAGGCAACTAACTCCAACATCAATATTCCATTGACAAGCTGCCTCCCTATTCCCTAAACAACTGACCCTAATTTGACTATTCCCTATACAactgacctcaacttcactattccCTATACAACTGACCTCAACTTCATATTCCATAGACAACTAACATCAACTTCACTAATCCCTAGACAACTGACCCCAACTTCACTTTTCACTAGACAactgacctcaacttcactattccCTAGACAACTGACCTTAACTTCACTTTTTCCTAGTCAACTGACCTCAACTTCACTGTTCCCTAAACAACTGACCTCAACTTCACTGTTCCCAAGATAACTGACCTCAACTATACTACTAGTATTCTATACATTAGTTGCCTCACTTAACTTTTGACCTCAACTCCACTATTCTGTTGACAATTATCAATTCCATTGACTATCAACCTCAacttcttttttcttttaaatagcTGCCTCAATATTCCTTATTCTAATGACCACAATTTCACTATTCCCTAGACTTCTCGCCTTACTATTCCCTAGACTACCAACCTCAACAATACTCTTCGTATCCCTTTCTATATGCACCTCACTATTCCCCATCACCAACTTATATCcctttatcacatgctataccctgtttctcatgtaatacaaccattacatatttttttatattacacatgtgtaatacaacattttaaaacgttttcattggcttagttttcgtttattgaccaatcgcattttgttattttgctgcaatgcgtcaaatgacgtcacgaaatgtaaacaacattcgggatttatcatttatgtttgcgtaaatctttattttatttgctcatttaaaagcatgtgataaaaaagatctgacactcgttgttaaatcataccatattttattaaactagtccaggaaattcgttagtaagctcgccaaaggctcgcttactaacaaaattcctgaactcgtttaatcaaatatggtatgatatgacaactcgtgccagatcctatatttattcaCCAAACTACTGACATCAACTTTAATATTCTATTGCCTGTCTATGTACCTCAAATTAACTATGCCATTATCTACTGACCTCATGTTCACTGTTCCTAACGACCACAACCTTAGTTTTCCTTGGACTACCCATTATGTTCGCTTCCCTATCCCCTTGTCTGCCTTTGCATTTGAAtttcaaggggtcagtggtttgagccctgttaaGTGTTACCTGTTTTTTCTTAATTCAATTATATTCTTCTTTTTTGCtagagatttttagatccaatgtttacatttatcaatataaagcatttaatgacaaacttttatacatgccaaaatctgtgaaaaggccccttaaattaATTTTCCATAGTTGAAAACAATCGTTTTTTAATAGTACCGGTAATAATTTATATGGCTGATGTTTTTCCTAAAAATTCTCTGAATCCTTAAATCCACATACATTTCAATGGGTACAAACCTAGGTAACAATCTTGTCAAAGATGTATGACAGTGTTGGCCTATCAACATAATACATCGCTTAAGAATCTTTATGTTGCATTTTCCTTGTTATTTTAATGCGGattttaatttgcaaattaatatattgtatttaataccttttcttttgttttgtaaaCTGGCAATAAAACTAAATTATGCTTCGATGTTGACATTTCTACAATATAACCCTAATTTACACTAAGCTAAAAACCCATACCGACACATTTACTCATATGAGCTGTAAAACTAAAAATGTGTCTACATGGTGAATGAAAAAATCTACAGAAAAAGTAGATTTCCCAAATTGCTATATCCTTTATTCTAATTACTACACAACAAAGATTTTCAAACAGTTTTTCACTTTATTATTTAACTCTTTTGAagacattataaattataaagttGTTTATTTCGCTTACCGGTAGTTTAGGTATTTGTTAAAAATTGGAAATATTCAGTTATTCAATTTTGGCAATTTTGGCCTACTGGCAGGAAATCTCTCCAACATTTTAATGGCTCTAAGAAAAGCTCAAGGAGAAAACATGGTTAAGGTCTAGGCAAAAAAACACATTATCAACAATAATGATGGATGTAGAATCTAAGTTGCAATGATGTGCTGaacagaaaacagaaaaaaatcaacaaaaggaTATAAAATGCACTTTTTTTACTAATGTGGGAAACCTTAACTATAACcatgcttaaaataaaataaaaacattccaaGTACTAAGTTTTAACaaatttcaatgtaaaatttgCCCTGAAAACTCAAGTTACGATAGTTTTGCatgaaataattatcataatgtgATGCATTTTTGTATGCAAAACTATCGTAACTCAAGTAACGATAGTCTTGTTGGGAAAAAAAAGCTAGTTTTGAGTTACGATATTTCTGCACTATCACCATTTCAACGATAAAGATTGGAAATATAGTGCTAGTAATGTTACAGTATATGTAGAACATTTAAATACTATGAACAATTCAgaaaagtcattttctgaaaaaagtggagtTACGATAGTTGTGCGTGGAGCAAACGATAGGCTACACCCCAAATAAGATTTCCTtgcatagttcaataaaaattaaattcagaagcctggtaacagtttaacgttaacgtaccaatgtgtcagaccagggccttgattttgtaATCTAGGAAATGCAttgtcagaagatgtcatttaagattatacatttttccaaacacatacaaatgtaaacatgtatctgtaactaatgtagatgttataaatagtaaaatgcactaagtcagaaggcgtTCGACTTTTctgctggtgccttggcacatcAGCTGTTTCGATTGCAATGGTTTGATGAACtcactgcttggatgtgtagttacattatatacagtatatcaaactgtattatttcaaatatgtttgcatctagtatacaatgtacttatattgatatttacaaaattgatgcatatgaatgatactGATAGACTAGACtgaaatcattaaaatgatactgaaatcatgacagtgaattaatactgataataatttaatatatgttgcttgatacaatcatgtacatctacatcaaatgagatcatacggtaacttcagtgatgaatttcagtgaattaaatgaaatccaaaatataagtcaCTCCcatatctctcccgcagcgcgcacccCTAAatatcctgctgtgtacctatccagatccagataaaaaatataatacataattatgtatcatattgtttagaggggatgattttccctctgttttatcaatgtattgttttacttctttaatcagtgtgtttaaagatatataaacatagctccagggtcggtgcttcaggcaatgaatatttcatctcCTGATCTCTTTTTCAAATGGATATGTAAGCTAGTTACtccattcaatacagtcaaatacatgtatatgttaagtagtatctgtcacattggtagattaaatttgtacatcaaatattatttgttagtgttaaaaagatatagttcaaatgttcatactagatgaATTAAGAACCTAagtcaagcggtatttaaacatttttaaatataaccacttttatatggagccctgaccagatctcaaatgtatatcccttttctctgtcaccctggttATCTCctttcaaaatggcaaattatatgcagaacagttcattatatgcaatggttgaataaagtacttaagaaaaaaaattgaaatcattttcacatggaaatttcactttcacagtcatttgaaaaaaattccCTGACTTGCTTGATTTTCATAAActtgtatgcccccccccctccccctttgaagaagagggtgTAAATTGTtgtgctcatgtcggtcggtcggtcggtctttcCACCAgaatgtttccggatgataactcaagaaagcttaggcctaggatcatgaaacttcatagatagattgatcatggctggcagatgacccctattgattttcaggtcactagatcaaaggtcaaggtcacagtgacttgaaatagtaaaatggtttccggatgatgattCAAGACCGCTTAagcctaggctcatgaaacttcataggtagattgatcatgaccggcagatgaccctaattgattttcagttcactaggtcaaaggtcaaggtcacagtgactcgaaatagttaaatggtttccgaatgataactcaagaacgcttaggccttggatcatgaaacttcataggtagattgatcatgaccggcagatgacccctattgattttcaggtcactaggtcaaaggtcaaggtcagagtgactctaaaatagtaaaatggtttccggataataactcaagaatgcttacggtttagatcatgaaacttgatagtaGTGCATCACCGgatatccgaaatatccgagattcacggatccaaacgaggattcgcggatctaatcgtaattggtaaaatcggtttcgaatccggatcttaGTTGAGTTTAACCTTTCCTTTGCGGTAATTGTGTCTTTCGCCTTAATacttttctttaaattgtttctttttgtttaaaggcTGACTGGTATGTAGTTCATCATGATTATCGCtactttttgacaaaattatggtcAAACACAGTCTAGTGGCGTATCATTTGTGCAGAAAACAATCCACGATGCTCCGAAGCAATTGAAGTCTTCCGTTTGGAAGTATTTCGTTTTTTTTAGCAAAGCAATTCAACGGATCTTGATAAGGCAAATGCCATTTGTAAAGTTTGTAGGGTTTCACTGGTTTACAGAACAGGAACAACCTctaatttaaacaaacacatagaAACGAGACTTCCACACTTATTCTCGAGTGCCCAGTTTCGACTCatacaagcagtttgttgaagtGTTGTTGCTCAATATAGGGATCTATGTAagtaattttgttatttcattacacatgtaccttttatttacacattttaaattcaattgattgcgttatcaacaaaaattcgtTTAAAAACGAAATGACCAATGTCTATGTAACGGCGGCCATATCtgttgagagtgccctaaaacgacgcatctgattggttacatgatttcaatgtaaatatcactcaTGTGGAGactgaatgaataaaatattaactcatggtttttgtacttaaatttataattgctgtaaaagtaatatgaaactgaaattaattaaatcaattaagatttttaattgtgtgatgccATACTGTCTGGCAGTGGTTTTAATAGGGGCCTGTGTCAGCGACCCtgtcataagctgtgtttatggaagatatgtgaatataacctgtacttcttttgtggaacctgcacttataattaattaaatgaaaattagtaataaacatattatgcaattaccaacataagCACTTTCTACATatagttaaaattgtattacagcataaccaaaaacatatccggacttcaaatcaaagtttacgcgtacacctttttcatagtgaaaataaatctatttatacgatgttttgtcaaatggcagtcacgtgacttatgaatgaaatagtgaacttttgcagacgaaaccgatgaattatcccacggtcttattaacaaagacaattgggtgtaaagtgttcaaaagttttgcattaagtaaaatacataaaaatccatcaattgcaaaccgatcaaccatatcttaccttttaacccgctattttccacataacacacaataactatagtaaattgtgcgtagagtaccatgtgctattgtatgacgtcaacggatTTCGCAGCGACtcgcttatgtatcaaacagaggcaaaacaaaaaaTGCGTCGCATTAGGGCAGCGTCGATTCGGGTCACTTAACATACTAAAATCTGACAAGCATGACAACGGCAAACGTAAAGATAATGAGGCGTCATCAAGCAAAGCAACTTACTCATCTCCCTCCAAATCcaagaaacaaaaaacacaaatgaaaataaCAGATTTTGTTAGACTTGCTTCAACTACTGAGCAGTACAGTGTTAAATCTGGGATCTATACAAAGATTTCGCGAGCTGTTTTCATGGCATTTAGTATTGTTGACGACCCTGGATTTTGTCATATGATTGCATGTATCGACCCCAAATACCCTATTCCTAGCAAGAAATACTTTGCAGAAACCATGATTCCTAACTTGTACAGTGAAGTGAGACAAGAAATGATGGCTGAAATCCAGGATGAAGAAGCAGTTAGCTTAACTACTGACGGTTGGACTAGCCGGGCTACACAAAGCTATGTCACAATAACTGCCCATACAGTTTCAAAAGATTATGAAATGAAAAGTTTTGTTCTGCAAACAAGACACCTAGATGTAAGTCACACAGCTGAAAACTTGAGTGCTGTTCTTAACTCGGCTATAGTAGAGTGGAACCTAGTAAAAAAGGTCAAAATCCTGCCATCACAACAGACAATGCAGCCAAAATTGTTAATGCAGTACAAATGTGTGGTTTGCAGCATGTGCGTTGTCTTGCTCACGTCTTTAATTTGACAGTTCACAAGGGGCTCAAAAATGAAACTGTTTccaatttgttgaaaaaagtaAGGCGGATTGTAGGATTCTTCCATCGAAGCAGTACCGCAGCAGCACGGCTCGCTGCTATAGCCACAGCCCTTGGAATGAAACCCCTCCGGCTCATTCAAGATGTCGACACACGATGGAATAGCACCTTTGACATGTTAGAAAGGTAGGCAAGATGATAAAGTCTCaaaatgatatcaaggtaaatcacaaaaataagtattagttatcaaatattacaaaaagtacataatatttatatcatgttCTTCagatttttattaaatgaattttatatttaacCTAAATGTCTGTCAGGAAGCACTTTGGTTTGCTTTGTTTTACCTTTTCtatcaaataaaacatgaattttaGTAATTAAGAGTTATAGTGGCGACAACTGACTCAACATTTATATGTTGCACATAAATTGATTGTTTTAggtacaagaaaataattgaaatagtTGAGAAGAAGTTTCTTTATGGTTCCTTCACTTGTGAAGAGTTGTTCTCGTCCTGAATatcttttaatttacatttttttacatattatagaTTCGCTGGCCAGAGAACTGCTGTGGATGCCACTATGAAATtgcgtgacctgaaaatcaaggaACCCCCGCTTACTGAAGATGATGGGGAGTTTATAGATCAGCTGATTAAGGTATTCATGAATCTattttatagttatatatttGATGAATGCCTAAGTACTTTATCAGTGTGCCTCCATTTGCCATTTTGATTACTAGTATTTTTTATTaagagttttattattattaaaaatgaaaataaattaataacataattattatcctACCTAAAGACTGCCAACAaggtatatattttaactttcctatttttatttctcaaaaattaattttataatttagcTCCTTGAGCCATTCAAGACAGCTGCAACAGTTCTGTGTGGTGAGAAGTATCTGACAGTCTCTCTTATATTCAACTACAAGAAGCTGCTGACTCTGCATGTGACAGCGCATGATTTGGACAGTGAAACCATCTCAAGAGTCAAGGCTGCCATGCTCGCAGCCATGATCTGCAAACACGGTAATTTTTAACTTGACTTAGTTTTTTAATCGGTTGAAATGAAGGCAGTGTGTTTCACTGCACAGTTTGAGCATATTTCTGAATCAAGCAAATGACTGAATTATTTACTTTCCAAACATTGTAGTATTATGGTCGAAAATTTATCCGATTATAACTACTATTAACTAGTATTACTATTACATATTTAAGAGTCTTATTTTAGAACCTTGACATAGTTCGCAAcatgttttttataaattcaaatttaaatttattttattattttaaggtaCAATGAAGTAGAATTATTTCTGGTAGAGTGCAGCCTTGTTGACCCAAGATTCAGGGATATCCAGTTCATCACTGATCAGAACATAACTGATGCGCTGGCAGccatcaaaaacaaaatgtctaCCATTGCTCTTCGGATGGGATTGGTAATCttcctttgtatttataatttgcaATATAATTTGTAAACTCCTATAATATTGCCTTACAGTATTACCTGATCCCTTAATTTATGAAAATAGAAAAGCTgaatgtatttgtttaacatcTGTTTAAATTTACTGGAATTATGAACactttatcattattttttattcttaaggGTCATGGATCAGGTTAATATTGTAAGGAACTAAGGATATAagcttattttatttaactatgtaAAGCTCAAAACCaatgcaattcaatatgtttgtgttGGCAAGtcttttaacaataaacataggctGGTTAAAGCttttaacaaccaactttgtattACATAGGAAAATAGTTCAACATGCATATAAAAgctgaaaaagaaataaaacatttattcattaaaacacaaCTGATGTAATAAGGAAATGTATGTAATAATTCTATATAGATTCAACTAATGAGAAATTAGAGCCTTTTGATATAAAACATATGTATCACAGAGATAACAGATTTACACATTAGCACATAAGGATTATGTGGCATAAAATCATCAGAATGTAAAATTTgttgtaaattttatttatttcagatgaGACAAACAGCTGTCACACAGGAGGAAGCTAAGGCCACAGCTGATGACAGTGACCAGCCCCCTCAGTTGAACGTCCTGAATGATGAGGAGCAATCTgatgacaacaacaactacaagGAGCAAGAGCCAGCTATTGTTGTTGAAGACACCCCAGAGGCAGATAATGACAAAAAACCAACAAGTGCTCTAGGACGTTTGTTTGATGTGTTCATTACTAAAGAAGAGTCTTCTGCTGCTGATAAAGTTAAATTAGAGCTGAACTGTTATCTGAAAGAATCAAGGGCGAAACTGAAAGGGAATCCAATAGACTGGTAGGGGGCAAGGTCTGACAAATATCCTATTCTAGCTAGAGTTGCCTGTTCATAGTTGATCATCCAAGGAACATCTGTGGCTAGTGAAAGAGTATTTTCTACTACAGGATACCTTGTATCGGTCTGAAGGGCTTGTCTGTTGCCAGAAAATGTAGATAAACTTGTCTTCCTTACGAAGAACCTTAAAGTTAAAAAGGTTAAAGCTAAACCAACTTTGAGTGCTTCAGAAGCACCCGGGGGGACAGAATGACTTTGTAACAATTCAATTTATTGATGTGATAATCTGAACACTTAGATTTAATATGTGTTTACTTTCAgtattgtgtacattttgaaTTTTGATTCAAGAATTCGTTAACAATGTTCATCTTTAATCTAGTCATATTgcagattttttgtttatttgtgtcttgttctgagaaaactgggtataatgcatgtgcgtaaattgtcgtcccggataagcctgtgctgtctgaacaggcttatcaggaacgacactttcggcttaaactagattttctgtTAAAACATAAAAgagactcaagaatgcttaggcctatgatcatgaaacttcataggtacattgatcatgactgttagatgacccctattgattttcaggtcaataggtcaaaggtcaaggtcatggttactctaaatagtaaaatggtttccgaatgataattcaagaatgcttacgcctaggatcatggaacttcacaggtaaattgatcatgacttgcagatgacccctattaattttcaggcaaataggtcaaaggtcaaggacatggtgactcgaaacagtcgaaatggtttccggataatactcaagaatgcttagacctaggatcatgaaacttcataggtacattgatcatggctggcagatgacccctattgattttcaggtcactaggtcaaaggtcaaggtcacaatgactcgaaacaacaaaatggtttccgggtgataactcaagaatacttaggcctaggatcatgaaacttcaaaggtacattgcatcgttcatcatgactggcagatgacccctatagattttcaggtcaaaggtcaaggtcacattgacataaaacgtattcacacaatggctgcccctacaactgacagcccatatggggagcatgcatgttttacaaacatccctaATGTAGAAGTGGATCAGCTGTATATAACAGTATTCAGGGTATTGTTTCAGTTTCCTTGTAAAACCTAcgttttttgtataaaaagttcTACCTTCTGTCAGGACCAAGTCATGCCTACAAACTAATTGCTTCCTTTATCATGCATTATGCCCCCGGTAAAGAGATATTTTGCGCATATATTTGCCCATTTATCCTTATTTACATATGATGCATTCACATTGGTCCATGTCAACAATATGAGATTCCAGGAGCAGATGCTTATTTAATTTCCATTCAATGATGGCCATTTTGAAGTCTTTATTTAGAGAATTATATGAGACATGCCACTttcagaaatataatatttacaatatttaacatCTAGTCATTTTTGTGATAACAGTATGATAGACTACACTTACTATCAAGTGGCATATCAGTCTGATTTATAAGCCTTAGTCTTATTTTAAGACTGTGAAAATAAGAGCATTTTGTGCCATTTTTATCCTATAGTACTTCCATTGTTATGAAGTAAAATGtacctatatatttttttgcTCATCTGAGCTCGAAGTGCTCAAGGAGAGCTATTTTGATCGCCCTGTATCAGTTGTCCATTATGATGCGTTGTCTTCTGTATACTGTAAACACTTAGGGGTcaaaattttgacacaaagtcAATAAAATTTGGTCACGATGTAACAGTACGAAATCTcggacaagttcatttatgggtcatctggggtcaaaaactaggtctctaggaTCCTGTCCAATTATGAAGTTGGGTTATGTgcagtcaaaaactaggtcactaggtcaaatcatacaGAAAATCTGTTAAGGTCGGTACGCAAACTTACAGGAAAAGTCTGTTTATACTCAAGAGGTCACATATGTCTGTTTATACTATAGAGGTCACATAAGTATTTTTAGCTCGACcatttttcggagaaaacccgaggtattgtcatagccagcttgtcgcaAGCTGTCCTTACCATTTAAGGTTTttaacatcggctctaaaatcaaagttcttcaacctacaacttgaaacttcatatgtagctgcacattgCTGAGTTCTAGatgccacaccaatttttggtcactaggtcaaaggtcagggtcactgtgacctcata from Dreissena polymorpha isolate Duluth1 chromosome 10, UMN_Dpol_1.0, whole genome shotgun sequence encodes the following:
- the LOC127849140 gene encoding zinc finger BED domain-containing protein 4-like, whose protein sequence is MCGLQHVRCLAHVFNLTVHKGLKNETVSNLLKKVRRIVGFFHRSSTAAARLAAIATALGMKPLRLIQDVDTRWNSTFDMLERFAGQRTAVDATMKLRDLKIKEPPLTEDDGEFIDQLIKLLEPFKTAATVLCGEKYLTVSLIFNYKKLLTLHVTAHDLDSETISRVKAAMLAAMICKHVELFLVECSLVDPRFRDIQFITDQNITDALAAIKNKMSTIALRMGLMRQTAVTQEEAKATADDSDQPPQLNVLNDEEQSDDNNNYKEQEPAIVVEDTPEADNDKKPTSALGRLFDVFITKEESSAADKVKLELNCYLKESRAKLKGNPIDW